A window of the Brumimicrobium sp. genome harbors these coding sequences:
- a CDS encoding helix-turn-helix domain-containing protein has translation MKLYLSSNLKTLRKYRQMSQEDVANKLDMTRSSYSGYENGVAEPSIENIVRLSKFYQIPLDDLVTKNLEDLSESDWESIAKGVYTDIKGKKLRVLTAMVDEQNEDVIEMIPEKASAGYTMGYADPDYIKVLPTFQLPFLSRDRKYRSFPIKGDSMPPVSPGSHVVAEYIQNWESIKDNHPYIVVTKEEGIVFKIANKVKGKENVLQLSSTNPFYEPYFINVNDILEIWKFVNYISPELPEVSIPENDLVKSVKNIQKQVNEINSYLRKEI, from the coding sequence ATGAAATTGTATTTGTCATCTAATTTAAAAACACTTAGGAAGTACCGTCAAATGTCTCAAGAAGATGTTGCTAATAAGCTTGATATGACTCGATCCTCTTATTCAGGATACGAAAATGGTGTAGCCGAACCAAGTATAGAAAATATAGTTCGCTTGAGTAAGTTTTATCAGATTCCCTTAGATGATTTAGTCACTAAAAATTTAGAAGATTTATCCGAAAGTGATTGGGAATCTATTGCAAAAGGTGTTTATACAGATATAAAAGGAAAAAAATTGCGTGTTCTAACAGCTATGGTGGATGAACAAAATGAAGATGTTATTGAAATGATTCCAGAAAAGGCAAGTGCAGGTTACACGATGGGATATGCGGACCCTGATTATATTAAGGTATTACCTACATTTCAGCTGCCTTTTCTGAGTAGAGATAGAAAATATCGTTCTTTTCCAATTAAAGGAGATAGTATGCCACCTGTATCACCTGGTTCTCATGTGGTAGCTGAATATATCCAAAATTGGGAGAGTATTAAAGATAATCATCCTTATATCGTTGTGACAAAAGAAGAGGGAATTGTTTTCAAAATCGCAAATAAGGTAAAAGGAAAAGAAAATGTTCTGCAATTATCTTCTACCAATCCATTTTATGAACCATATTTTATTAATGTGAATGACATTTTAGAAATATGGAAATTTGTGAATTATATTTCTCCTGAACTACCTGAGGTGAGTATCCCCGAAAATGATTTAGTAAAGTCTGTAAAAAATATACAAAAGCAGGTGAATGAAATTAACTCATATTTAAGAAAGGAAATATAA
- a CDS encoding T9SS type A sorting domain-containing protein codes for MRKIYFLAASLVLSMGLTAQTNLGLNTTETVMWNGVPIVEMTGWDSYNLLNTAAPAMGGTSSIPASTVLGTTNPAEGTGYAKMTSFDLTGLSGYNIPDGIYPGYLDQAFPFTDKIQSVTFSYRSNLTTGDQAIAFVTSSGPGHDFGMNAIGQAIVDITTNESSWKTATATMNWVSPDPIDSIEIVFGTSAGAVMNGGYPAPTVSGSVLEVDNVFLTLSDGTTAGIETIKNPIVDVTVYPNPTSEVVNFAFNEGENVTEIRIFSATGQLMDVVKAETLTTVNVKNYAAGTYFFRVLNNNEVVRFDKFIVK; via the coding sequence ATGAGAAAAATTTACTTTTTAGCTGCTAGCCTTGTATTATCAATGGGTTTAACAGCACAAACAAATTTAGGTTTAAATACTACTGAAACCGTTATGTGGAATGGTGTTCCTATTGTTGAAATGACAGGATGGGATTCTTATAATCTATTGAATACTGCTGCTCCTGCAATGGGAGGAACTTCTTCTATACCTGCTAGTACAGTTCTGGGAACAACCAATCCTGCAGAAGGAACAGGTTATGCAAAAATGACTTCATTTGATTTAACAGGATTAAGTGGCTATAATATTCCTGATGGAATTTACCCAGGTTATCTAGACCAAGCATTTCCTTTTACCGATAAAATTCAATCTGTAACTTTTTCTTACAGATCAAATTTAACAACTGGAGACCAAGCAATTGCATTTGTTACTTCAAGTGGTCCTGGTCATGATTTTGGAATGAATGCTATTGGACAAGCTATTGTTGATATCACTACTAATGAATCAAGCTGGAAAACTGCTACTGCTACAATGAACTGGGTTTCACCTGATCCAATCGATTCAATCGAGATTGTTTTCGGTACTTCTGCTGGTGCAGTAATGAATGGTGGATATCCAGCACCTACTGTAAGTGGTTCAGTTTTAGAAGTTGATAATGTATTCTTGACTCTTAGTGATGGAACAACTGCTGGTATTGAAACTATCAAAAATCCAATCGTAGATGTTACTGTTTATCCAAATCCTACAAGTGAAGTGGTAAACTTTGCTTTTAACGAAGGAGAAAATGTTACTGAAATTCGTATCTTCTCTGCTACAGGTCAATTAATGGATGTTGTTAAAGCTGAAACTTTAACTACAGTTAACGTTAAGAACTATGCTGCTGGAACTTACTTCTTTAGAGTGTTAAACAATAATGAAGTTGTTAGATTCGACAAATTTATTGTAAAATAA
- a CDS encoding 5-formyltetrahydrofolate cyclo-ligase — protein sequence MTRDEIRESYRNKRSELSTEQCLYFSQVITNNFLKNWDFEGKTIDCFLTIHRMKEVDTSALINRLQKKNQICVPVSNFNNNSMRHVLLNDHTVFQETTTGIPEPVVGEDVNIKDIDVVIVPLLAVDQNGNRLGYGKGFYDRFLAECKPSAIFIGLTMFDIHDDFTDIDPYDIPLHYVVTPKGILKTGVEYEGETDK from the coding sequence ATGACACGCGACGAAATAAGAGAAAGTTATAGAAATAAAAGAAGTGAATTATCTACCGAACAATGCCTATATTTTTCACAAGTAATCACCAATAACTTCCTTAAAAATTGGGATTTTGAAGGAAAAACAATTGATTGTTTTCTTACCATACATCGCATGAAAGAAGTAGATACATCAGCTCTTATAAATCGCCTACAAAAGAAGAATCAGATTTGCGTTCCAGTTTCTAATTTCAATAACAACAGCATGCGTCACGTATTATTAAATGACCACACTGTTTTTCAAGAAACAACCACAGGAATACCCGAACCCGTTGTGGGAGAAGATGTAAATATCAAAGATATTGATGTGGTAATCGTACCGTTATTAGCTGTCGATCAAAATGGAAATCGTTTGGGCTATGGAAAGGGGTTTTATGATCGTTTCCTAGCAGAATGTAAACCCAGTGCTATTTTTATAGGACTTACTATGTTTGATATTCACGATGATTTTACAGATATTGATCCTTATGATATACCTTTACATTATGTGGTTACTCCCAAAGGAATTTTAAAAACAGGAGTTGAATATGAGGGGGAAACTGATAAATAA
- the aroA gene encoding 3-phosphoshikimate 1-carboxyvinyltransferase: MNSHTLYPIEKVEGIVNIPPSKSMSQRVLALVTLAGIELDVLNLGNDRDTKAAIQICKEFGLTISQNKNVYHLKGIGKNYPFPTLIDCNESGLSTRLFSCFSLLNEEKFVVTGKGSILNRSMKMVVEGLEQFGKRVESNVDKLPLKISGKIDNSSVCIDGNVSSQFLTGLLLVSPFLPFTTTIRVRELKSIPYIQLTLQLLSEFGLTYSQNGWEEFIIKGNQTAHPIPKYIIEGDWSSASYFLVAGAIGGKVTLKGLSMNSNQADKSLLAVLENVGANLTWDEGNLTVQKDRLKSFEFDATNCPDLFPALVVLASVSEGVSVIKGVTRLYSKESNRAIALQQECAKIGVLITIDGDIMKVSGNKSLHIKEEVRFSSHQDHRIAMAMSLFSLFTTNNIVIEDASAVSKSYPSFFDDFRRS; the protein is encoded by the coding sequence ATGAATAGCCATACACTTTATCCTATTGAAAAGGTGGAGGGGATAGTAAATATTCCTCCATCTAAAAGTATGTCACAACGTGTTTTGGCTTTAGTGACATTAGCAGGAATCGAATTGGATGTGTTGAATTTGGGGAATGATAGGGACACAAAAGCCGCTATTCAAATATGTAAAGAATTTGGGTTAACTATTTCTCAGAACAAAAATGTTTATCATTTAAAGGGAATTGGTAAGAACTATCCTTTCCCTACATTAATTGATTGTAATGAATCTGGATTAAGCACCCGATTATTTAGTTGTTTTTCATTATTGAATGAAGAGAAATTTGTAGTAACGGGAAAGGGCTCAATCTTAAATCGTTCTATGAAAATGGTAGTGGAGGGCTTGGAACAATTTGGAAAACGAGTTGAAAGTAATGTCGACAAATTACCTCTGAAAATTTCAGGAAAGATTGATAATTCATCTGTCTGTATAGATGGTAATGTTAGCTCGCAATTTTTGACGGGACTATTACTAGTTAGCCCTTTTTTACCTTTTACGACAACAATCCGAGTGAGAGAATTAAAAAGCATACCTTATATACAATTAACTCTTCAGCTGTTAAGTGAATTTGGTTTGACATATTCTCAGAATGGATGGGAAGAGTTTATTATTAAAGGAAATCAAACGGCTCATCCTATCCCAAAATATATAATTGAAGGTGATTGGAGCTCAGCCTCTTATTTTCTTGTGGCTGGTGCAATAGGAGGGAAGGTAACTCTTAAAGGTTTATCTATGAATTCAAATCAAGCGGATAAATCTCTTTTAGCTGTTTTAGAAAACGTAGGAGCTAATCTTACTTGGGATGAAGGGAATCTAACAGTTCAGAAAGATAGATTAAAATCGTTTGAATTTGATGCAACAAATTGCCCTGATCTATTTCCAGCTTTAGTAGTGTTAGCTTCTGTTTCTGAAGGTGTATCTGTTATTAAAGGAGTTACTCGTTTATATTCTAAGGAAAGTAATAGAGCTATAGCCTTGCAGCAGGAATGTGCTAAAATAGGAGTTCTTATCACTATTGATGGGGATATAATGAAAGTTTCAGGGAATAAATCATTGCACATCAAGGAAGAGGTTCGGTTTTCATCTCATCAGGATCACCGAATAGCAATGGCAATGAGTTTATTTTCTCTCTTTACTACCAATAACATTGTGATTGAAGACGCAAGTGCTGTTTCAAAATCTTATCCTTCTTTTTTTGATGATTTCCGAAGAAGTTAA
- a CDS encoding tryptophanase, translating to MELPWAEPFKIKTVEEIYTSTREERERWIEEAQYNLFNLSSHDVYIDLLTDSGTGSMSDKQWAEMLKGDESYAGSESYMKLKEVVNNVLGIPYFLPTHQGRAAENVLFSVIVKEGMVVPGNSHFDTTKGHIEFRRAHAVDCTIDAAFDINNMDPFKGNIDLNKLEEVYKTNPKENIPLCIVTITCNSSGGQPVSMQNIKAVKALSDKYGIPVFFDAARFAENAYFIKVREEGYQDKSIKEIVKEMFTYCDGFTMSAKKDGLVNIGGLLGMRDQNLFRACGNMGIIYEGYITYGGLAGRDLAALAQGLMESTEFSYLKARIDQIEYLGNKLIDFGIPIQKPIGGHAIFIDALSFLPNVPREEYPAQTLGIELYKEAGVRGVEIGTLLADRDPETKLNRYPKLELLRLAIPRRTYSYKHMDYVAVALKNIYDRRNSITSGLEIVWESEILRHFTVLLKKK from the coding sequence ATGGAATTACCTTGGGCAGAACCCTTTAAGATTAAAACAGTAGAAGAAATTTATACCTCCACAAGAGAGGAAAGAGAAAGATGGATTGAAGAAGCACAATATAACCTCTTTAATCTATCAAGTCATGATGTATATATTGATTTACTCACAGATAGTGGAACTGGCTCTATGTCTGATAAACAATGGGCTGAAATGCTAAAAGGAGATGAGAGCTATGCTGGCTCAGAATCCTATATGAAATTAAAAGAAGTTGTAAATAACGTATTAGGTATCCCTTATTTCCTACCAACTCACCAAGGGCGTGCTGCAGAAAATGTATTGTTTAGTGTGATAGTTAAAGAAGGTATGGTTGTACCTGGCAACTCTCATTTTGACACTACAAAAGGACACATTGAATTTAGAAGAGCACATGCCGTAGATTGTACTATTGATGCTGCTTTTGATATTAACAACATGGATCCTTTTAAAGGGAACATTGATTTGAATAAATTAGAAGAGGTGTACAAAACTAACCCGAAAGAAAATATACCTCTTTGTATTGTAACCATTACTTGTAACTCTTCAGGTGGACAACCTGTTTCCATGCAAAACATCAAAGCAGTAAAAGCACTTTCTGATAAATACGGTATCCCTGTATTTTTTGATGCTGCACGTTTTGCTGAAAATGCTTATTTCATTAAGGTAAGAGAAGAAGGTTATCAAGATAAATCCATTAAAGAGATTGTAAAAGAGATGTTTACTTATTGTGATGGTTTTACAATGTCTGCTAAGAAAGATGGATTGGTGAATATTGGAGGCTTGTTAGGGATGAGAGATCAGAATCTTTTCCGTGCTTGTGGAAATATGGGAATTATTTATGAAGGATACATTACTTATGGTGGACTAGCTGGTCGTGATTTGGCTGCACTCGCTCAAGGTCTAATGGAATCTACTGAGTTTTCATACCTTAAAGCTAGAATTGATCAAATTGAATATTTAGGAAATAAATTGATAGACTTTGGAATTCCTATTCAAAAACCTATTGGTGGACATGCTATCTTTATAGATGCTCTATCATTCTTACCAAACGTTCCCAGAGAGGAATACCCTGCTCAAACATTAGGTATTGAATTATATAAAGAAGCTGGAGTAAGAGGTGTTGAAATCGGTACGTTACTCGCTGACAGAGATCCTGAGACAAAGTTAAATAGATATCCAAAATTAGAACTATTGCGATTAGCTATACCACGTAGAACTTATTCATATAAACACATGGATTACGTAGCAGTTGCCTTAAAGAATATTTATGACAGACGTAATAGCATCACTTCTGGATTAGAAATAGTTTGGGAATCAGAAATATTGAGACACTTTACTGTTTTATTAAAGAAAAAATAA
- a CDS encoding PKD domain-containing protein has translation MKRVFQGSLVGYVLFFTQIAYLQVIVPIQTPALNETTERCVSDLKMQVYLEEYNLTQQYNQEYQQMTQNIDYSGISDKAQYTIPIIFHVVYSNATQNVSYAAIMNIFNELNEDFQLLNADAANARTSYGFNPMNANIDFCLAEKDPNGVPLSEPGVHRVSTSVTYFNPNGSNSEYMKSTANGGTDSWDHTKYLNVWICNISNGLGYGTAGWAYLPTTGMIPPANLDGVVMDYDMGLQLGNRVLTHEVGHYLGLPHTWGNTDGAGCGNGNDGIADTPATAGPSFNYPGSCSGNQSTCTGTQTQYENYMDYSNCTCMFTQGQINLMHGILTSSRSQLVSGTVCTTALVANFSTPSFNICKNDCIDFTDLSTGSNVSSWNWAFTGANPSSSTSQNPTNICYPTSGTYNVKLTVTDDNGSKDTTMQITVGDCVPPQANFSTTSFAICENDCISFTDLTTGGNITSWNWTFSGASVPTSTTQNPSNICYPNAGTYNVKLSVVNPYGSHDTTMQVTVTDCSLPTANFSTTNFTICEGSCINFNDLSVGNGITSWNWAFTGASMNSSSSQNPSNVCYSTAGVYDVTLTVTNNNGSDTKTLQVTVINCPDPTPDFSASSLNICKGDCINLTDLSTGTNISTWIWSLPGSSTPTSTMQNPTNICYANPGTYDIILQVTDDYGTSSITKQIVVGECLPNADFNTTFEVCAGTTLNFTDQSTGTNIISWNWTFTGATPSSSTDQNPSGIVYSNPGTYNVLLSVTDNYGTNFITKQIIVHDCPVADFTASSFEICEGSCIDFTDLSSGTGIISWEWTFDGAQTPSSFDQHPVGICYDSAGVYNVTLKVSSSFTSDQFTIPVTVSASPSIVAFGDTLIDLGGSANIWAETLDVGSIFWNPSDDIDCPSCLDVIASPLLTTTYYPTITTSDGCVARDSVTVYVKFRDVVAVPNAFTPNGAINNKLHVLGIGITSIDFKIFNRYGQLVFMTTNIEDGWDGTFDGKPLNQGVFVYSLKYTLIDGNSGEKKGNVTLIK, from the coding sequence ATGAAAAGGGTCTTCCAAGGAAGCTTGGTTGGATATGTCTTGTTTTTTACACAAATCGCATATTTACAAGTTATTGTACCAATCCAAACACCTGCATTAAATGAAACTACTGAACGATGTGTTTCTGATTTGAAAATGCAAGTTTATTTAGAAGAGTATAATCTGACACAACAATATAATCAGGAGTATCAACAGATGACTCAAAACATTGATTATTCTGGAATATCCGATAAGGCACAATATACTATACCCATTATTTTTCATGTAGTTTATAGCAATGCAACACAAAATGTATCTTATGCTGCTATTATGAATATTTTCAATGAATTGAATGAAGATTTCCAATTGTTAAATGCGGATGCTGCTAACGCTCGTACTTCTTATGGATTTAACCCCATGAACGCAAACATAGATTTCTGTTTAGCAGAGAAGGATCCTAATGGGGTTCCACTATCTGAACCTGGGGTTCATAGAGTATCTACATCTGTTACTTATTTTAATCCGAATGGTAGTAATTCTGAATACATGAAAAGTACTGCTAATGGAGGTACGGATTCATGGGATCATACCAAGTATTTAAATGTATGGATATGTAACATATCTAATGGTCTAGGATATGGAACGGCTGGATGGGCCTATCTTCCGACAACAGGAATGATTCCTCCAGCTAATTTGGATGGAGTAGTGATGGATTATGATATGGGATTACAATTGGGTAATCGTGTATTAACACATGAGGTGGGGCATTATCTTGGATTACCTCATACTTGGGGAAATACAGATGGAGCTGGATGTGGTAATGGGAATGATGGTATCGCAGACACTCCCGCAACAGCAGGCCCTTCATTTAATTATCCAGGATCTTGTTCTGGTAATCAATCAACGTGTACTGGTACTCAAACTCAATACGAGAACTATATGGACTATAGTAATTGTACTTGTATGTTTACACAAGGACAAATTAATTTAATGCATGGTATTTTGACAAGCTCTAGGAGTCAATTAGTTAGTGGAACTGTATGTACAACTGCTTTAGTTGCAAACTTCTCAACTCCGAGTTTTAATATTTGTAAGAATGATTGCATTGATTTTACAGATTTATCTACAGGGTCCAATGTTTCTTCTTGGAATTGGGCTTTTACAGGTGCTAATCCTAGTTCTTCCACAAGTCAAAATCCTACAAACATCTGTTATCCAACTTCAGGAACGTATAATGTGAAATTAACAGTAACAGATGATAATGGTTCTAAAGATACAACCATGCAAATTACTGTAGGAGATTGTGTACCGCCTCAAGCAAATTTTTCTACAACCAGTTTTGCTATTTGTGAAAATGATTGTATCAGTTTTACGGACTTGACTACAGGAGGAAATATCACTTCATGGAATTGGACTTTTTCAGGAGCAAGTGTTCCAACTTCAACAACTCAAAACCCTTCCAATATTTGTTATCCAAATGCAGGTACTTATAACGTTAAATTGAGTGTCGTGAATCCATATGGTTCGCACGATACTACTATGCAGGTAACGGTAACTGATTGTTCCTTGCCAACAGCTAATTTCTCCACAACAAACTTTACTATTTGTGAAGGCTCCTGTATTAATTTTAATGATTTGTCAGTTGGGAATGGTATTACTTCTTGGAATTGGGCGTTTACAGGAGCTAGTATGAATTCTTCTTCCTCACAAAATCCTTCGAATGTTTGTTATTCAACTGCGGGTGTTTATGATGTTACTCTAACAGTCACTAATAACAATGGTTCTGACACGAAAACCTTACAAGTAACTGTCATAAATTGCCCAGATCCGACACCCGATTTTTCTGCATCTAGCTTAAATATTTGTAAAGGTGATTGTATCAATTTAACAGATTTATCTACTGGAACGAATATCTCAACGTGGATTTGGAGTTTACCCGGTAGTAGTACGCCAACATCAACCATGCAGAATCCAACGAATATTTGCTATGCTAATCCAGGTACTTATGATATTATTCTACAAGTAACAGATGATTATGGTACAAGCTCAATTACAAAGCAGATTGTAGTAGGGGAGTGCTTACCAAATGCAGATTTTAATACAACTTTTGAAGTTTGTGCGGGAACTACTCTTAATTTTACAGACCAATCAACGGGTACAAATATTATTTCATGGAATTGGACCTTTACAGGTGCTACACCTTCTTCTTCAACAGATCAAAATCCGAGTGGAATCGTATATTCAAATCCTGGGACTTATAATGTTCTATTAAGTGTTACTGATAATTACGGAACTAATTTTATTACAAAACAAATTATTGTTCATGATTGTCCTGTAGCTGATTTTACAGCATCAAGTTTTGAAATTTGTGAAGGTAGTTGTATCGATTTTACTGATTTATCATCAGGAACAGGAATTATTTCATGGGAATGGACTTTTGATGGAGCTCAAACACCATCTTCCTTTGATCAGCATCCTGTTGGAATCTGTTATGATTCTGCAGGTGTATACAATGTAACATTAAAAGTTTCGAGTAGTTTTACGAGTGATCAATTTACTATTCCAGTTACTGTTAGCGCATCACCTTCTATTGTGGCATTTGGTGACACTCTCATAGATTTAGGTGGTAGTGCCAATATTTGGGCAGAAACTTTGGATGTAGGCTCTATTTTTTGGAATCCTTCGGATGATATTGATTGTCCATCTTGTTTAGATGTTATTGCTAGTCCGTTATTAACAACTACATATTATCCAACAATTACAACAAGTGATGGTTGTGTTGCAAGGGACTCTGTTACGGTTTATGTTAAATTTAGAGATGTTGTAGCAGTTCCAAATGCTTTTACACCTAATGGTGCTATTAATAATAAATTGCATGTATTGGGAATAGGGATAACATCTATTGATTTTAAAATCTTTAATAGATATGGTCAATTAGTCTTTATGACTACAAATATAGAAGATGGTTGGGATGGTACTTTTGATGGTAAGCCATTGAACCAAGGAGTGTTTGTTTATAGTTTGAAATATACTTTAATCGATGGCAATTCAGGTGAAAAGAAAGGGAATGTCACTTTGATTAAGTAA